One window of the Pseudomonas sihuiensis genome contains the following:
- a CDS encoding NCS1 family nucleobase:cation symporter-1 encodes MSNTEDFRIKNIDPSLHNEDLAPLAPEKRTWGWFEIFNVWSNDIQSLFGYTLAATLFISYGLNGWAVLAGIVLAGCIVMGLVQLTGKPSVKYGIPFPVFARASMGVRGANFPALVRGIVAIFWYGVQTYFASTAVALLLNSLLQPQDPAVYMGLTAIGWLSYVIVCLFQVGLFVCGMSWITRFLNWAGPLVYVVMIALMGLIWYQAGPSLLSELGNIFSGTGEYKAGPVAAFFAVVGTMVAYFAAVVINYGDFARFVKSEKQMTIGNFLGLPVSLAFFSLIALVITAGTVVVFGETLTNPTDIVARVDNLTLTIIAALTFFAATVGINLVANFIPPAYDLANLAPAHISARTGGFITAGIAFFIGALWVAFISNVGIAAFVDTLGAVLAPLYGIIVVDYYLVRQRKLDLQQLFSAEVGSAYYFDGGWNRKALIAFAIASVFSVASVWAPVLSQLSGYSWLLGALLGALLHYGLMHGQAQALKRANASI; translated from the coding sequence ATGTCCAACACCGAAGATTTTCGCATCAAGAACATCGATCCCTCACTACACAACGAGGATCTCGCGCCACTGGCTCCCGAGAAGCGCACCTGGGGCTGGTTCGAGATCTTCAACGTCTGGTCGAACGACATTCAGAGCCTGTTCGGCTATACCCTGGCGGCGACGCTGTTCATCTCCTACGGGCTCAATGGCTGGGCAGTGCTGGCCGGTATCGTCCTCGCCGGCTGCATCGTCATGGGCCTGGTGCAGCTGACCGGCAAGCCCAGCGTCAAGTACGGCATCCCCTTCCCGGTGTTCGCCCGCGCCAGCATGGGCGTGCGCGGTGCCAACTTCCCTGCGCTGGTGCGTGGCATCGTCGCCATCTTCTGGTACGGCGTGCAGACCTACTTCGCCTCCACCGCCGTGGCGCTGCTGCTCAACTCGCTGTTGCAGCCGCAAGACCCGGCCGTATACATGGGGCTGACCGCCATCGGCTGGCTGTCCTACGTGATCGTTTGCCTATTTCAGGTCGGTCTGTTCGTCTGCGGCATGAGCTGGATCACCCGCTTCCTCAACTGGGCCGGGCCGCTGGTCTATGTGGTGATGATCGCCCTGATGGGTCTGATCTGGTATCAGGCCGGCCCGAGTCTGCTCAGCGAGCTGGGCAACATCTTCAGTGGCACGGGCGAGTACAAGGCCGGCCCGGTGGCCGCGTTCTTCGCCGTGGTCGGCACCATGGTCGCCTACTTCGCCGCCGTGGTGATCAACTACGGCGACTTCGCCCGCTTCGTCAAAAGCGAGAAGCAGATGACCATCGGCAACTTCCTCGGCCTACCGGTGAGCCTGGCATTCTTCTCGCTGATCGCCCTGGTGATCACTGCAGGCACCGTGGTGGTGTTCGGCGAGACGCTGACCAACCCGACCGATATCGTTGCCCGGGTAGACAACCTGACCCTGACCATCATCGCCGCGCTGACCTTCTTCGCCGCGACCGTGGGCATCAACCTGGTGGCCAACTTCATCCCGCCAGCCTATGACCTGGCCAACCTGGCGCCGGCACACATCAGCGCCCGTACCGGTGGCTTCATCACTGCCGGCATCGCCTTCTTCATCGGCGCGCTGTGGGTGGCTTTCATCAGCAACGTCGGCATCGCCGCCTTCGTCGACACCCTGGGCGCCGTGCTGGCGCCGCTGTACGGCATCATCGTCGTCGACTATTACCTGGTGCGCCAGCGCAAGCTCGATCTGCAGCAGCTGTTCAGCGCGGAGGTCGGCTCGGCTTACTACTTCGACGGCGGCTGGAACCGCAAGGCGCTGATCGCCTTTGCCATCGCCTCGGTGTTTTCCGTCGCCTCGGTGTGGGCGCCCGTTCTTAGCCAGCTGTCGGGTTATTCCTGGCTGCTCGGCGCCCTGCTCGGCGCGCTACTGCACTACGGCCTAATGCACGGCCAGGCGCAGGCGCTGAAACGCGCCAACGCCAGTATCTGA
- a CDS encoding substrate-binding periplasmic protein: MQPVRLCLFSTIMLTPAALAQTYVVGVEDLPFAPHYSLDGEGQYRGFAREVLDAFAADSGISLSYKALPVDQLLPALQRGEIDLKYPDSPYWAGAQKAGMTLHYSQAVVDYVDGVLVAPQRQGQALENIRRLAMVQGWTPRGYEDAIDSGQIQLSYSDDLRQMIRLALKQDTDGAYFNVVVATHYLDNIRARPGALVFDPKLPHTRGSFHLSSARHPQLIARFDRFLAERSAQVAALKASYRVEANLDSDYIGLEQWKVDFLERQKEKAGAQAPASSRP; the protein is encoded by the coding sequence ATGCAGCCCGTACGACTGTGCCTGTTTTCCACCATTATGCTGACGCCCGCTGCCCTGGCGCAGACCTATGTAGTCGGCGTCGAGGACCTGCCATTCGCCCCGCACTACAGCCTCGATGGCGAAGGTCAGTACCGTGGCTTCGCTCGTGAGGTGCTGGACGCTTTCGCTGCCGACAGCGGTATCAGCCTGAGCTACAAGGCGCTACCCGTGGATCAGTTGCTGCCTGCCCTGCAGCGTGGCGAGATCGATCTCAAGTATCCCGACAGCCCGTACTGGGCCGGCGCGCAGAAAGCAGGCATGACCTTGCACTACAGCCAGGCGGTGGTCGATTACGTCGACGGCGTGCTGGTGGCGCCGCAGCGGCAGGGCCAGGCGTTGGAGAACATCCGTCGTCTGGCCATGGTGCAGGGCTGGACGCCGCGTGGATACGAAGATGCCATCGACAGTGGGCAGATCCAGCTGAGCTACAGCGATGATCTACGCCAGATGATTCGCCTGGCGTTGAAGCAGGACACTGATGGCGCCTACTTCAACGTGGTGGTGGCCACCCATTATCTGGACAACATCCGGGCGCGACCGGGTGCTTTGGTCTTTGATCCCAAGTTGCCGCATACCCGCGGCAGCTTTCACCTGTCCAGCGCTCGTCATCCACAGCTGATCGCGCGTTTCGATCGCTTTCTTGCCGAGCGCTCGGCTCAGGTTGCCGCGCTCAAGGCGAGCTATCGCGTCGAGGCCAACCTGGATAGCGACTACATCGGTCTGGAACAGTGGAAGGTGGACTTTCTCGAGCGGCAGAAAGAAAAAGCCGGCGCACAGGCGCCGGCTTCGTCTCGTCCGTGA
- a CDS encoding glycerate kinase type-2 family protein, translating to MTFDPQRLLRDLFATAIAAAHPRQVLADFLPADRSGRVIVIGAGKAAAAMAEVIEQEWQGEVSGLVVTRYEHGADCKKIEVVEAAHPVPDDAGERVARRVLELVSNLSEDDRVIFLLSGGGSSLLALPADGISLKDKQAINKALLKSGATIGEMNCVRKHLSAIKGGRLAKACWPATVYTYAISDVPGDEATVIASGPTVGDPTTSAEALAILARYAIDIPANVRAWLQDPRSETVKPGDPVLARSHFQLIATPQQSLDAAAAKAEAAGLPVLILGDLEGESRDVAKVHAGIARQVQLHGQPIKPPCVILSGGETTVTVRGNGRGGRNAEFLLSLTDSLKGLPGVYALAGDTDGIDGSEDNAGAIMTPYSYARAGIKGLSARDELDNNNGYGYFAALDELIVTGPTRTNVNDFRAILILENNQ from the coding sequence ATGACCTTCGATCCGCAACGCCTGCTGCGCGACCTGTTCGCCACCGCCATCGCCGCCGCGCATCCGCGCCAGGTGCTGGCCGACTTTCTTCCCGCCGACCGCAGCGGCCGCGTCATCGTCATCGGCGCGGGCAAGGCCGCGGCGGCCATGGCCGAGGTGATCGAGCAGGAGTGGCAAGGCGAGGTCAGCGGCCTGGTGGTGACCCGCTACGAGCACGGCGCCGACTGCAAGAAGATCGAAGTGGTGGAAGCCGCCCACCCGGTACCGGACGACGCCGGCGAGCGTGTCGCCCGCCGCGTGCTGGAGCTGGTGTCGAACCTGTCCGAAGACGACCGGGTGATCTTCCTCCTCTCCGGCGGCGGCTCCTCGCTGCTGGCGCTGCCGGCAGACGGCATCAGCCTCAAGGACAAGCAGGCGATCAACAAGGCGCTGCTGAAATCCGGCGCCACCATCGGCGAGATGAACTGCGTGCGCAAGCACCTCTCGGCGATCAAGGGCGGCCGCCTGGCCAAGGCCTGCTGGCCGGCCACCGTGTACACCTACGCCATCTCCGACGTGCCCGGCGACGAGGCCACGGTGATCGCTTCCGGTCCCACCGTGGGCGACCCCACCACCTCGGCCGAAGCCCTGGCGATTCTCGCCCGCTACGCCATCGACATCCCGGCCAACGTGCGCGCCTGGCTGCAGGACCCACGCTCGGAAACGGTCAAGCCCGGCGACCCGGTACTCGCCCGTAGCCACTTCCAGCTGATCGCCACACCGCAGCAATCGCTCGACGCCGCCGCCGCCAAGGCCGAGGCAGCCGGACTGCCGGTGCTGATTCTCGGCGACCTGGAAGGCGAGTCGCGCGACGTGGCCAAGGTGCATGCCGGCATCGCCCGCCAGGTGCAACTGCACGGCCAGCCGATCAAGCCGCCGTGCGTGATTCTTTCCGGCGGCGAAACCACCGTCACCGTACGCGGCAACGGCCGTGGCGGGCGCAACGCCGAATTCCTCCTCAGCCTCACCGACAGCCTCAAGGGCCTGCCCGGCGTCTACGCGCTGGCCGGCGACACCGACGGCATCGACGGCTCCGAAGACAACGCCGGCGCCATCATGACGCCCTACAGCTACGCCCGCGCCGGCATCAAGGGCCTGTCCGCCCGCGACGAACTGGACAACAACAACGGCTATGGCTACTTCGCCGCCCTCGACGAGCTGATCGTCACCGGCCCGACCCGTACCAACGTCAACGATTTCCGCGCCATTCTGATTCTCGAGAACAACCAATGA
- a CDS encoding GlcG/HbpS family heme-binding protein: protein MSNLNLQTANAIGNRALAVGREIKAAPLTVAVLDAGGHLISLQREDGASLLRPQIAIGKAWGALALGKGSRLIAADAQQRPAFIGAVNNLAQGSLVPAPGGVLIRDERGEVIGAVGITGDTSDIDEQCAVSALESLGLKADAGV from the coding sequence ATGAGCAACTTGAACCTGCAAACCGCCAACGCCATCGGTAACCGCGCGCTGGCCGTGGGCCGCGAGATAAAGGCGGCGCCGCTGACCGTCGCCGTACTGGATGCTGGCGGGCATCTGATCAGCCTGCAGCGCGAGGACGGCGCCAGCCTGCTGCGCCCGCAGATCGCCATCGGCAAGGCCTGGGGCGCGCTGGCCCTGGGCAAGGGCTCGCGCCTGATCGCCGCCGACGCGCAGCAGCGCCCGGCCTTTATCGGGGCGGTGAACAACCTGGCTCAAGGCAGCCTGGTACCCGCGCCGGGAGGGGTATTGATTCGCGATGAACGCGGCGAAGTGATCGGCGCCGTCGGCATCACCGGCGACACCTCGGATATCGACGAGCAGTGTGCGGTGAGTGCGCTGGAGTCGCTCGGCCTGAAGGCGGATGCGGGGGTGTAG
- the hyi gene encoding hydroxypyruvate isomerase — protein MPRFAANLSMLFTEVDFLDRFAAAAEAGFSGVEYLFPYDFPVEEIKARLDANKLEQVLFNLPAGDWGKGERGIACHPDRVEEFRAGVDQAIAYAKVLGNKQINCLAGIRPQGVDCATVEKTFVDNLRYAADKLAGAGIRLVMEAINTRDIPGFYLSTTKQALDIRDKVGSTNLYLQYDIYHMQIMEGDLARTVESNLAAINHVQLADNPGRNEPGTGEINYRFLFEHLDRIGYQGWIGCEYKPLTTTTAGLGWLKTHNAI, from the coding sequence ATGCCCCGTTTTGCTGCCAACCTGTCCATGCTGTTCACCGAAGTGGACTTTCTGGACCGTTTCGCCGCCGCCGCCGAAGCCGGTTTCAGCGGCGTGGAATACCTCTTCCCCTATGACTTCCCGGTGGAAGAGATCAAGGCCCGCCTGGACGCCAACAAGCTCGAGCAGGTGCTGTTCAACCTGCCGGCAGGCGACTGGGGCAAGGGCGAGCGCGGCATCGCCTGCCACCCGGATCGCGTCGAGGAATTCCGCGCCGGCGTCGACCAGGCCATTGCCTACGCCAAGGTGCTGGGCAACAAGCAGATCAACTGCCTGGCCGGCATCCGCCCGCAGGGCGTGGATTGCGCCACCGTCGAGAAGACCTTCGTCGACAACCTGCGCTATGCGGCCGACAAGCTGGCTGGCGCCGGCATTCGCCTGGTCATGGAAGCCATCAACACCCGTGACATTCCCGGCTTCTACCTCAGCACCACCAAGCAGGCCCTGGACATCCGCGACAAGGTCGGCAGCACCAACCTGTACCTGCAGTACGACATCTACCACATGCAGATCATGGAAGGTGACCTGGCCCGCACGGTTGAAAGCAACCTGGCCGCCATCAACCACGTGCAGCTGGCCGACAACCCGGGCCGCAACGAGCCGGGCACCGGCGAGATCAACTACCGCTTCCTCTTCGAGCACCTGGATCGCATCGGCTACCAGGGCTGGATCGGCTGTGAGTACAAGCCGCTGACCACCACAACCGCCGGCCTCGGCTGGCTGAAAACCCATAACGCGATCTGA
- the moaA gene encoding GTP 3',8-cyclase MoaA, whose amino-acid sequence MNTHQLVDPFGRRITYLRLSATDRCDFRCTYCMSEDMQFAPRAQILSLEELYAVADAFIGLGVRRIRITGGEPLVRKNLLSLLQRLGERDELDDLAITTNGSQLAEMAAPLRAAGVRRLNISLDSLQRERFAAFTRRDKLDQVLAGIDAARAAGFDRIKLNSVVQSGRNDDEVLDLVEFAVERGLDISFIEEMPLGSVVSHSREQTFCSSDEVRQRIEQRHALVRSSKVTGGPSRYWQVVGTQTQVGFISPHSHNFCGDCNRVRVTAEGKLVLCLGHDNALDLKRLLRAHPGDSERLRQALIEALRLKPERHHFATDEQVQVVRFMSMTGG is encoded by the coding sequence GTGAATACCCATCAGCTCGTCGACCCATTCGGTCGGCGCATCACCTACCTGCGTTTGTCGGCGACCGATCGCTGCGATTTTCGCTGCACCTACTGCATGAGTGAAGACATGCAGTTCGCGCCGCGTGCGCAGATTCTCAGCCTGGAAGAGCTGTATGCCGTGGCCGACGCCTTTATCGGGCTGGGCGTGCGGCGTATTCGTATCACCGGTGGCGAGCCATTGGTACGCAAGAATCTGCTGAGCCTGTTGCAGCGCCTGGGTGAGCGTGACGAGCTGGATGACCTGGCCATTACCACCAATGGCTCGCAACTGGCGGAGATGGCCGCGCCGTTGCGCGCGGCGGGTGTGCGGCGCTTGAACATCAGCCTGGATTCACTGCAGCGCGAGCGCTTCGCCGCCTTCACCCGACGTGACAAGCTCGACCAGGTGCTGGCCGGCATCGACGCCGCGCGTGCCGCAGGCTTCGACAGGATCAAGCTCAACAGTGTGGTGCAGAGCGGGCGCAACGACGATGAGGTGCTGGATCTGGTCGAGTTTGCCGTCGAGCGCGGGCTGGACATCAGCTTCATCGAGGAAATGCCGCTGGGCAGCGTGGTCAGCCACAGCCGCGAGCAGACCTTCTGCTCCAGCGATGAGGTGCGCCAGCGCATCGAGCAGCGCCATGCACTGGTGCGTAGCAGCAAGGTCACTGGCGGGCCATCGCGCTACTGGCAGGTGGTCGGTACGCAGACCCAGGTAGGTTTCATCTCGCCGCACAGCCACAACTTCTGCGGCGACTGCAACCGTGTGCGTGTCACCGCCGAGGGCAAGCTGGTGCTCTGTCTCGGCCACGACAACGCGCTGGATCTCAAGCGCCTGCTGCGCGCGCATCCGGGTGACAGCGAGCGCCTACGCCAGGCACTGATCGAGGCGTTGCGTCTGAAGCCCGAGCGGCACCATTTCGCCACCGACGAGCAGGTGCAGGTGGTGCGCTTCATGAGCATGACCGGCGGTTAG
- a CDS encoding TetR/AcrR family transcriptional regulator, producing the protein MTSIRERNKELILRAASEEFADKGFAATKTSDIAAKAGLPKPNVYYYFKSKENLYREVLESIIEPLLAASAPFNQPGHPSEVLTAYIRSKIRISRELPHASKVFASEIMHGAPHLSPEQTEQLNAQAKHNIACIQRWIDQGLMAKVDPHHLLFSIWAATQTYADFDWQISTVTGKASLDDADYEAAAQTIIRLVLKGCDVSPMPSMASELVTSA; encoded by the coding sequence ATGACCAGCATTCGCGAGCGTAACAAAGAGCTCATCCTGCGCGCAGCCAGCGAAGAGTTCGCCGACAAGGGCTTCGCCGCCACCAAGACCAGCGACATTGCGGCCAAGGCAGGCCTGCCCAAGCCCAACGTCTACTACTACTTCAAGTCCAAGGAAAACCTCTACCGCGAGGTCCTGGAAAGCATCATCGAGCCACTGCTGGCCGCCTCTGCCCCCTTCAACCAGCCGGGCCATCCGAGCGAAGTGCTGACCGCCTACATCCGCTCGAAGATCCGCATCTCCCGTGAACTGCCGCATGCCTCCAAGGTATTTGCCAGCGAGATCATGCACGGTGCGCCGCACCTGTCGCCGGAACAGACCGAACAGCTCAACGCCCAGGCCAAGCACAACATCGCCTGCATCCAGCGCTGGATCGATCAGGGCCTGATGGCGAAAGTCGACCCGCATCACCTGCTGTTCAGCATCTGGGCAGCGACCCAGACCTACGCCGACTTCGACTGGCAGATCTCCACCGTCACCGGCAAGGCCAGCCTGGACGACGCCGACTACGAAGCCGCCGCGCAGACCATCATTCGCCTGGTGCTCAAAGGCTGTGATGTCAGCCCGATGCCGTCGATGGCCTCCGAACTGGTGACCAGCGCCTAG
- a CDS encoding 2-hydroxy-3-oxopropionate reductase: MAKIGFIGTGIMGKPMAQNLQKAGHTLFFSEHFDKAPADLVGDNGIALANPKEVAQEAEFIIVMVPDTPQVEDVLFRADGVAAGVGAGKVVIDMSSISPTATKAFAEKIKATGAAYLDAPVSGGEVGAKAATLSIMVGGCPNAFERALPLFQAMGKNITRVGGNGDGQTAKVANQIIVALNIQAVAEALLFAAKNGADPAKVREALMGGFAGSKILEVHGERMIKGTFDPGFRISLHQKDLNLALSGARELGLNLPNTANAQQVFSTCAALGGSGWDHSALIKGLEHMANFNIRGE; the protein is encoded by the coding sequence ATGGCTAAAATCGGATTCATCGGCACCGGCATCATGGGCAAGCCCATGGCGCAGAACCTGCAGAAGGCCGGCCACACCCTGTTCTTCTCCGAGCACTTCGACAAGGCGCCGGCCGACCTGGTTGGCGACAACGGCATCGCCCTGGCCAACCCGAAGGAAGTGGCCCAGGAAGCCGAATTCATCATCGTCATGGTCCCGGACACTCCGCAGGTCGAGGACGTGCTGTTCCGCGCCGACGGCGTTGCCGCTGGCGTCGGTGCCGGCAAGGTGGTGATCGACATGAGCTCGATCTCCCCCACCGCCACCAAGGCCTTCGCCGAGAAGATCAAGGCCACCGGCGCCGCCTACCTGGACGCCCCGGTGTCCGGCGGCGAAGTCGGTGCCAAGGCCGCCACCCTGTCGATCATGGTCGGCGGCTGCCCGAACGCCTTCGAACGCGCCCTGCCGCTGTTCCAGGCCATGGGCAAGAACATCACCCGCGTCGGCGGCAACGGTGACGGCCAGACCGCCAAGGTGGCCAACCAGATCATCGTCGCGCTGAACATCCAGGCGGTGGCCGAAGCACTGCTGTTCGCCGCCAAGAACGGCGCCGACCCGGCCAAGGTGCGTGAAGCGCTGATGGGCGGCTTCGCCGGCTCGAAGATCCTCGAAGTGCACGGCGAGCGCATGATCAAGGGCACCTTCGATCCGGGCTTCCGCATCAGCCTGCACCAGAAGGACCTCAACCTGGCGCTGTCCGGCGCCCGCGAGCTGGGCCTGAACCTGCCCAACACCGCCAACGCCCAGCAGGTGTTCAGCACCTGCGCGGCCCTCGGCGGCAGCGGCTGGGACCACTCTGCCCTGATCAAGGGTCTGGAGCATATGGCCAACTTCAATATCCGCGGCGAGTAA
- the gcl gene encoding glyoxylate carboligase, which produces MARMRAIEAAVLVMRREGVDTAFGVPGAAINPLYAALKKLGGIDHVLARHVEGASHMAEGYTRTNAGNIGVCIGTSGPAGTDMVTGLYSASADSIPILCITGQAPRARMHKEDFQAVDITSIVGPVTKWATTVMEPGQVPRAFQRAFHEMRSGRPGPVLIDLPFDVQMAEIEFDIDAYEPLPVAKPTTSRVQAEKAIAMLNDAERPLLVAGGGIFNADAQDKLVEFAELTGVPVVPTLMGWGAIPDDHKLMVGMVGLQTSHRYGNATLLASDLVFGIGNRWANRHTGSVDVYTEGRKFIHVDIEPTQIGRVFNPDLGIASDAGNALDAFLEVAREWKAAGKLKDRSAWVEACRERKRTLQRKTHFDNVPAKPQRVYEEMNEAFGKDTCYVSTIGLSQIAGAQFLHVYKPRHWINCGQAGPLGWTIPAALGVVKADPQRQVVALSGDYDFQFMIEELAVGAQFNLPYIHVLVNNSYLGLIRQAQRGFDIDYCVQLAFENINAPELNGYGVDHVAVVEGLGCKAIRVFDPNELQNAFAEAKRLMAEHRVPVVVEIILERVTNISMGTEINAINEFEELAERGVDAPTAISLLD; this is translated from the coding sequence ATGGCCAGAATGAGAGCAATCGAGGCAGCCGTACTGGTTATGCGCCGCGAAGGCGTCGATACCGCGTTCGGCGTCCCCGGCGCTGCCATCAACCCCCTGTATGCCGCACTGAAGAAACTCGGTGGCATCGATCACGTCCTGGCCCGTCACGTCGAAGGCGCTTCGCACATGGCCGAGGGTTACACCCGCACCAATGCCGGCAATATCGGCGTGTGCATCGGCACCTCGGGCCCGGCCGGCACCGACATGGTCACCGGTCTGTACTCGGCCTCGGCCGACTCCATCCCGATTCTGTGCATCACCGGCCAGGCGCCGCGTGCGCGTATGCACAAGGAAGATTTCCAGGCGGTCGACATCACCAGCATCGTCGGCCCGGTAACCAAGTGGGCCACCACCGTGATGGAACCCGGCCAGGTGCCGCGCGCCTTCCAGCGTGCCTTCCATGAAATGCGCAGCGGCCGCCCCGGCCCAGTGCTGATCGACCTGCCGTTCGACGTGCAGATGGCCGAGATCGAATTCGATATCGACGCCTACGAGCCGCTGCCGGTGGCCAAGCCGACCACCAGCCGCGTCCAGGCCGAGAAGGCCATCGCCATGCTCAACGACGCCGAGCGCCCGCTGCTGGTCGCCGGTGGCGGCATCTTCAATGCCGACGCGCAAGACAAGCTGGTGGAGTTCGCCGAGCTGACCGGTGTACCGGTGGTGCCGACCCTGATGGGCTGGGGCGCGATTCCGGACGATCACAAGCTGATGGTCGGCATGGTCGGTCTGCAGACCTCGCACCGCTACGGCAACGCCACCCTGCTCGCTTCCGACCTGGTGTTCGGCATCGGCAACCGTTGGGCCAACCGCCACACCGGCTCGGTCGACGTCTACACCGAGGGCCGCAAGTTCATCCACGTCGACATCGAACCGACCCAGATTGGCCGCGTGTTCAACCCGGACCTGGGTATCGCCTCCGACGCCGGCAACGCGCTGGACGCCTTCCTCGAGGTTGCCCGCGAGTGGAAAGCCGCTGGCAAGCTGAAGGACCGCAGCGCCTGGGTCGAAGCCTGCCGCGAGCGCAAGCGCACCCTGCAGCGCAAGACCCACTTCGACAACGTGCCGGCCAAGCCGCAGCGCGTCTACGAAGAGATGAACGAAGCCTTCGGCAAGGACACCTGCTACGTCAGCACCATCGGTCTGTCGCAGATCGCCGGCGCGCAGTTCCTGCACGTGTACAAGCCGCGCCACTGGATCAACTGCGGCCAGGCCGGCCCGCTGGGCTGGACCATTCCGGCAGCCCTGGGTGTGGTCAAGGCCGACCCGCAGCGTCAGGTCGTGGCACTGTCTGGCGACTATGACTTCCAGTTCATGATCGAGGAGCTGGCCGTCGGCGCGCAGTTCAACCTGCCGTACATCCACGTGCTGGTGAACAACTCCTACCTGGGCCTGATCCGTCAGGCGCAGCGCGGCTTCGACATCGATTACTGCGTGCAGCTGGCGTTCGAGAACATCAACGCGCCGGAGCTCAACGGTTACGGCGTCGATCACGTCGCCGTGGTCGAGGGCCTGGGCTGCAAGGCGATCCGCGTGTTCGACCCGAACGAGCTGCAGAACGCCTTCGCCGAAGCCAAGCGCCTGATGGCCGAGCACCGCGTACCGGTGGTGGTGGAGATCATCCTGGAGCGTGTCACCAACATCTCCATGGGCACCGAGATCAACGCCATCAACGAGTTCGAGGAACTGGCCGAGCGCGGCGTCGACGCCCCGACCGCCATCTCGCTGCTGGATTGA
- the pyk gene encoding pyruvate kinase: MNADKKVKILATLGPAIRDATHIRQLVEAGVNLFRLNFSHGEHADHAQRYQWVREVERELNQPIGILMDLQGPKLRVGRFAEGKVQLVNGQSLRLDLDATPGDASRVNLPHPEIIEALQPGMSLLLDDGRLRLKVTGKQADAVDTCVIAGGELSDRKGVNVPEAVLQLSPLTEKDRRDLAFGLELGVDWVALSFVQRPEDIVEARELIGGKAFLMAKIEKPSAVQHLEEIAKLCDAIMVARGDLGVEVPAENVPRIQKDIVRTCRQLGRPVVVATQMLESMRFSPAPTRAEVTDVANAVAEGADAVMLSAETASGDYPLETVQMMSKIIRQVENGPDYQSQLDVGRPQAEATASDAISCAIRRISSILPVAALVNYTESGASSLRASRERPKAPILSLTPSLTTARRLTVAWGIYSVVNERLRRVEEVTSTALEIAQAQDMAKRGETVVITAGEPFGQPGSTNSLRIETLH, from the coding sequence ATGAACGCCGACAAGAAAGTAAAGATCCTCGCCACCCTCGGCCCGGCCATCCGCGACGCCACGCATATCCGCCAGTTGGTCGAGGCCGGGGTCAACCTGTTCCGCCTCAACTTCAGCCACGGCGAACACGCCGACCACGCCCAGCGCTACCAGTGGGTGCGCGAGGTAGAGCGCGAGCTGAACCAGCCCATCGGCATCCTTATGGACCTGCAGGGGCCCAAGCTGCGCGTCGGCCGTTTCGCCGAAGGCAAGGTGCAGCTGGTCAACGGCCAGAGCCTGCGCCTGGACCTGGACGCCACGCCCGGCGACGCCAGCCGGGTCAACCTGCCCCACCCGGAAATCATCGAAGCCCTGCAGCCGGGCATGAGCCTGCTGCTGGACGACGGCCGCCTGCGCCTGAAAGTGACCGGCAAGCAGGCCGATGCGGTAGACACCTGCGTGATCGCCGGTGGCGAGCTGTCCGACCGCAAGGGCGTCAACGTGCCCGAGGCGGTGCTGCAACTGTCGCCGCTGACCGAAAAGGATCGTCGCGACCTGGCCTTCGGCCTGGAGCTGGGCGTGGACTGGGTGGCGCTGTCCTTCGTACAGCGCCCCGAGGACATCGTCGAAGCCCGTGAGCTGATTGGCGGCAAGGCCTTCCTGATGGCCAAGATCGAGAAGCCCTCGGCGGTGCAGCATCTCGAAGAAATCGCCAAGCTGTGCGACGCCATCATGGTGGCGCGCGGCGATCTGGGCGTGGAAGTGCCGGCCGAGAACGTGCCGCGCATTCAGAAGGACATCGTGCGCACCTGCCGCCAACTGGGCCGCCCGGTAGTGGTCGCCACGCAGATGCTCGAATCCATGCGCTTCTCCCCGGCGCCGACCCGCGCCGAGGTCACCGATGTGGCCAACGCCGTGGCCGAAGGCGCCGATGCGGTGATGCTGTCGGCCGAGACCGCCTCCGGCGACTACCCGCTGGAAACCGTGCAGATGATGAGCAAGATCATCCGCCAGGTGGAAAACGGCCCGGACTACCAGAGCCAGCTCGACGTCGGCCGCCCGCAGGCAGAAGCCACCGCCAGCGACGCCATCAGTTGCGCCATCCGCCGCATCAGTTCGATCCTGCCGGTGGCGGCCCTGGTCAACTACACCGAATCCGGTGCCAGCAGCCTGCGCGCCTCGCGCGAGCGGCCCAAGGCGCCGATCTTGAGCCTGACGCCGAGCCTGACCACCGCCCGCCGCCTGACCGTGGCCTGGGGCATCTACTCGGTGGTCAACGAGCGCCTGCGCCGGGTCGAGGAAGTCACCAGCACCGCGCTGGAGATCGCCCAGGCCCAGGACATGGCCAAGCGCGGCGAAACCGTGGTGATCACCGCCGGCGAACCCTTCGGCCAGCCCGGCAGCACCAACAGCCTGAGGATCGAAACGCTGCATTGA